From the Pieris napi chromosome 20, ilPieNapi1.2, whole genome shotgun sequence genome, one window contains:
- the LOC125059541 gene encoding bifunctional peptidase and (3S)-lysyl hydroxylase Jmjd7 isoform X1 encodes MAYILEEALKVFYEETSELYLHGHIDEVYSLDALQFHRDYVSKNIPVIIRGGCSKWSATHKWNSQYFRQVIPNKEITLAITPNGYADGITKDKTGIECFVMPCEVQTTMSHFLDMLENKRENYIPYIQRQNSNLTEDFKELLSDVEHDIDFASKAFNKEPDAVNFWMGDSRAITSMHKDPYENIYCVIDGYKDFILIPPTDLPYVPYKKYKQAMFKYNAGWDIEMIDSVELPWICIDPLKPDFLNYPQFSKAHRYKIRVNKGDCLYLPSLWFHHVSQSHGCVAVNYWYDMEFDIKYCYFKMLEKLCEIQT; translated from the exons atggcttatattcttgaagaagcattaaaagttttttacgAAGAAACATCAG AATTATATTTGCATGGTCACATTGATGAAGTGTACTCTTTAGATGCATTACAATTTCACAGAGACTATGTGTCAAAAAATATACCTGTAATTATTAGAGGTGGATGTTCCAAATGGTCTGCTACACACAAGTGGAACTCTCAGTATTTTAG gcaAGTTATACCAAACAAAGAAATAACTCTAGCTATCACACCAAATGGATATGCAGATGGGATAACAAAAGATAAGACTGGTATTGAATGCTTTGTGATGCCATGTGAAGTACAAACTACTATGTCACACTTTTTAGATATGCTTGAAAATAAAAG AGAAAATTATATACCCTACATTCAGAGACAGAATTCTAACTTAACTGAAGACTTCAAAGAATTATTATCAGATGTAGAACATGATATAGATTTTGCAAGTAAAGCATTTAATAAGGAGCCTGATGCTGTCAATTTTTGGATGGGTGACTCAAGGGCTATAACCTCAA TGCACAAAGACCCCTATGAAAACATATACTGTGTTATTGATGGGTACAAAGACTTCATATTAATACCGCCCACTGACTTGCCTTACGTCCCATATAAGAAGTATAAACAGGCGATGTTCAAATATAATGCAGGATGGGACATCGAAATGATAGATAGTGTTGAACTACCTTGGATttgtatag ATCCTCTAAAGCCGGACTTCTTGAACTACCCTCAATTTTCAAAAGCGCATAGATACAAAATTCGCGTAAATAAAGGGGATTGTCTGTATCTGCCTAGTCTATGGTTCCACCATGTTTCGCAGAGTCACGGATGCGTCGCTGTCAATTATTGGTATGACATGGAGTTtgacattaaatattgttatttcaaAATGCTTGAGAAATTGTGCGAGattcaaacataa
- the LOC125059541 gene encoding bifunctional peptidase and (3S)-lysyl hydroxylase Jmjd7 isoform X2, which produces MAYILEEALKVFYEETSELYLHGHIDEVYSLDALQFHRDYVSKNIPVIIRGGCSKWSATHKWNSQYFRQVIPNKEITLAITPNGYADGITKDKTGIECFVMPCEVQTTMSHFLDMLENKRENYIPYIQRQNSNLTEDFKELLSDVEHDIDFASKAFNKEPDAVNFWMGDSRAITSNPLKPDFLNYPQFSKAHRYKIRVNKGDCLYLPSLWFHHVSQSHGCVAVNYWYDMEFDIKYCYFKMLEKLCEIQT; this is translated from the exons atggcttatattcttgaagaagcattaaaagttttttacgAAGAAACATCAG AATTATATTTGCATGGTCACATTGATGAAGTGTACTCTTTAGATGCATTACAATTTCACAGAGACTATGTGTCAAAAAATATACCTGTAATTATTAGAGGTGGATGTTCCAAATGGTCTGCTACACACAAGTGGAACTCTCAGTATTTTAG gcaAGTTATACCAAACAAAGAAATAACTCTAGCTATCACACCAAATGGATATGCAGATGGGATAACAAAAGATAAGACTGGTATTGAATGCTTTGTGATGCCATGTGAAGTACAAACTACTATGTCACACTTTTTAGATATGCTTGAAAATAAAAG AGAAAATTATATACCCTACATTCAGAGACAGAATTCTAACTTAACTGAAGACTTCAAAGAATTATTATCAGATGTAGAACATGATATAGATTTTGCAAGTAAAGCATTTAATAAGGAGCCTGATGCTGTCAATTTTTGGATGGGTGACTCAAGGGCTATAACCTCAA ATCCTCTAAAGCCGGACTTCTTGAACTACCCTCAATTTTCAAAAGCGCATAGATACAAAATTCGCGTAAATAAAGGGGATTGTCTGTATCTGCCTAGTCTATGGTTCCACCATGTTTCGCAGAGTCACGGATGCGTCGCTGTCAATTATTGGTATGACATGGAGTTtgacattaaatattgttatttcaaAATGCTTGAGAAATTGTGCGAGattcaaacataa
- the LOC125059537 gene encoding protein phosphatase 1 regulatory subunit 42-like — protein sequence MLLSVFLKPFLINRWTNKSYFINIIIMNSKDKYIDLKENNLSLRKQAKKNSKKQLHGQKITHLFLHEKNISEIPLPKNPTHIIYAYYHNNYITQIKNVDVMYNLTHLHLQWNKIARIEGLDKLVKLKKLYLGNNQISVVENLEALKYLEELHIEKQCKENGDPLCFDPRSMISIGASLRILNVSENKISDVSWARPLRRLEVLIAKKNLLDDVQSVADDLCTLVSLVVVNFTGNPMTKKHRYKEIIIARCGPLRVLDDVHIHNTSRIFLQSFDKVVRLRQLHEKNKLSLSRDGADEFLALNMLPGPRARSAISISEFSNQKPKLTAVDASYTFMPRAFWRNRPEDVDKAPIPPMESKGNSSQSAPIKGILKKPMPMKYI from the exons ATGCTGCTGTCGGTGTTTTTGaagccatttttaattaatcgatGGACCAACAAATCGTATTTCATTAACATCATAATTATGAATAGTAAAGacaaatatatagatttaaaggaaaataacCTTTCGCTGCGAAaacaagcaaaaaaaaattcaaaaaagcaACTGCATGGACAAAAAATAACTCATTTATTTTTGCACGAGAAGAATATTTCCGAAatt ccTCTTCCGAAAAATCCAACTCATATAATCTATGCCTACTAtcataacaattatattacacaaataaaaaatgttgatGTTATGTacaatttaacacatttacatttacaatgGAATAAAATAGCCAGGATTGAAGGTCTTGATAAATTAGTGAAGCTAAAAAAACTATACTTGGGAAACAATCAAATAAGTGTCGTAGAGAATTTAGAAGctttgaaatatttagaagAACTTCATATCGAAAAACAGTGTAAAGAAAACGGTGATCCGTTATGTTTTGACCCTAGATCAATGATTTCTATTGGT GCATCTCTTAGAATACTCAATGTGTCGGAAAACAAAATATCTGATGTATCGTGGGCTAGACCATTACGTCGCTTAGAAGTTCTTATAGCTAAGAAAAATCTTCTTGATGATGTTCAg tcTGTTGCAGACGACTTGTGTACACTTGTGAGCTTGGTGGTCGTGAATTTCACTGGTAACCCAATGACTAAAAAACATagatataaagaaattattatagcTAGATGTGGACCATTAC GAGTATTAGATGACGTTCATATACACAATACATCAAGAATTTTCCTGCAAAGTTTCGATAAAGTTGTTAGACTACGTCAATtgcatgaaaaaaataaacttagttTATCGCGAGATGGCGCTGATGAGTTTTTGGCACTGAACATGTTACCAGGACCCAGGGCTCGCTCTGCAATTTCTATATCTGAGTTTTCTAATCAGAAACCTAAAC TAACCGCGGTGGATGCCAGCTACACCTTCATGCCAAGGGCTTTCTGGCGTAATCGCCCTGAAGATGTTGACAAGGCTCCAATACCACCAATGGAATCAAAGGGAAATTCCTCTCAAAGCGCTCCAATAAAGGGCATACTAAAAAAACCTATGccaatgaaatatatttga
- the LOC125059544 gene encoding splicing factor 3B subunit 5, with amino-acid sequence MGERYNIHSQLEHLQSKYIGTGHADTTKYEWLTNQHRDSCCSYMGHPDLLSYFAIVENESKARVKFNLMERMLQPCGPPPEKPED; translated from the coding sequence atggGAGAAAGGTACAACATTCATAGTCAGCTTGAACATCTTCAAAGCAAATATATTGGCACAGGACATGCGGACACTACGAAGTATGAATGGCTGACAAACCAACACCGCGACTCATGCTGCAGTTACATGGGACATCCAGATTTATTGAGCTATTTTGCTATTGTTGAAAATGAATCAAAAGCACGCgtgaagtttaatttaatggaGAGAATGTTACAACCTTGTGGACCTCCACCTGAAAAACCTGAGGATTAA
- the LOC125059539 gene encoding exosome complex component MTR3-like isoform X1 produces the protein MPFDYRRFNGPEDSVSYKRFSANFLRTYDDLYKDLLDENGKRKDGRALNEARSLCTSFTRTNIVSQAKGSAYVELNKTKVICSVFDPREITGHQNEYSWFGQIYCEVKFAPFCCPRKRRQLVPDSDERALSADLKKALETVVRRDKFPNFQMDIFVYILEHDGGCLSAAINAAGLALADAVVPMYDIVSASSVAIINDQIIVDPTEAEEHLALMYTDKEKNHGIVTMCFMHHLKQVTDFRQIGSVDAECVLKVMAILEEECDKLMLVIKKIMVSNVVRQHNEQKVLLEEAKFREEVLQNKVEEWRKLLNAG, from the exons ATGCCTTTTGATTACCGCCGATTTAATGGTCCAGAAGATAGTGTTTCATATAAACGCTTTTCTGCAAATTTTCTGCGAACCTACGATGATCTATATAAAGACTTACTAGATGAAAACGGTAAAAGGAAGGATGGGCGCGCATTGAATGAAGCACGAAGTTTGTGTACGTCTT tCACTAGAACCAATATAGTATCGCAAGCTAAAGGGTCGGCATATGTAGAACTTAACAAAACAAAGGTTATTTGTTCCGTGTTTGACCCCAGAGAAATAACTGGTCATCAGAATGAATATAG TTGGTTTGGCCAAATCTATTGTGAAGTTAAATTCGCGCCATTCTGTTGCCCTCGGAAAAGAAGACAACTTGTCCCAGATTCAGATGAAAGAGCTTTATCAGCTGATCTAAAAAAAGCTCTAGAGACTGTAGTCAGGAGAGATAAATTCCCTAATTTTCAG ATGGACATATTTGTTTACATCTTAGAACATGATGGTGGTTGCTTATCTGCAGCAATAAATGCTGCAGGATTAGCATTAGCAGATGCAGTGGTGCCAATGTATGATATTGTTTCAGCCAGTTCAGTTGCTATAATCAATGATCAGATTATAGTTGACCCTACAGAAGCGGAAGAGCATTTAGCTTTAATGTACACTGATAAAGAGAAAAACCATGGCATAGTAACAATGTGTTTTATGCACCATTTAAAACAAGTTACAGACTTTCGGCAAATTGGTTCAGTGGATGCTGAATGTGTATTGAAAGTTATGGCTATACTAGAAGAAGAGTGCGATAAATTAATGTTAGTAATCAAGAAAATTATGGTGAGCAATGTTGTTAGACAACACAATGAGCAAAAAGTGTTATTAGAAGAAGCTAAGTTCAGGGAAGAAGTGCTTCAAAATAAAGTTGAGGAATGGAGAAAGTTATTAAATGCAGGATGa
- the LOC125059539 gene encoding exosome complex component MTR3-like isoform X2, with product MPFDYRRFNGPEDSVSYKRFSANFLRTYDDLYKDLLDENGKRKDGRALNEARSLFTRTNIVSQAKGSAYVELNKTKVICSVFDPREITGHQNEYSWFGQIYCEVKFAPFCCPRKRRQLVPDSDERALSADLKKALETVVRRDKFPNFQMDIFVYILEHDGGCLSAAINAAGLALADAVVPMYDIVSASSVAIINDQIIVDPTEAEEHLALMYTDKEKNHGIVTMCFMHHLKQVTDFRQIGSVDAECVLKVMAILEEECDKLMLVIKKIMVSNVVRQHNEQKVLLEEAKFREEVLQNKVEEWRKLLNAG from the exons ATGCCTTTTGATTACCGCCGATTTAATGGTCCAGAAGATAGTGTTTCATATAAACGCTTTTCTGCAAATTTTCTGCGAACCTACGATGATCTATATAAAGACTTACTAGATGAAAACGGTAAAAGGAAGGATGGGCGCGCATTGAATGAAGCACGAAGTTTGT tCACTAGAACCAATATAGTATCGCAAGCTAAAGGGTCGGCATATGTAGAACTTAACAAAACAAAGGTTATTTGTTCCGTGTTTGACCCCAGAGAAATAACTGGTCATCAGAATGAATATAG TTGGTTTGGCCAAATCTATTGTGAAGTTAAATTCGCGCCATTCTGTTGCCCTCGGAAAAGAAGACAACTTGTCCCAGATTCAGATGAAAGAGCTTTATCAGCTGATCTAAAAAAAGCTCTAGAGACTGTAGTCAGGAGAGATAAATTCCCTAATTTTCAG ATGGACATATTTGTTTACATCTTAGAACATGATGGTGGTTGCTTATCTGCAGCAATAAATGCTGCAGGATTAGCATTAGCAGATGCAGTGGTGCCAATGTATGATATTGTTTCAGCCAGTTCAGTTGCTATAATCAATGATCAGATTATAGTTGACCCTACAGAAGCGGAAGAGCATTTAGCTTTAATGTACACTGATAAAGAGAAAAACCATGGCATAGTAACAATGTGTTTTATGCACCATTTAAAACAAGTTACAGACTTTCGGCAAATTGGTTCAGTGGATGCTGAATGTGTATTGAAAGTTATGGCTATACTAGAAGAAGAGTGCGATAAATTAATGTTAGTAATCAAGAAAATTATGGTGAGCAATGTTGTTAGACAACACAATGAGCAAAAAGTGTTATTAGAAGAAGCTAAGTTCAGGGAAGAAGTGCTTCAAAATAAAGTTGAGGAATGGAGAAAGTTATTAAATGCAGGATGa